The following proteins come from a genomic window of Amaranthus tricolor cultivar Red isolate AtriRed21 chromosome 14, ASM2621246v1, whole genome shotgun sequence:
- the LOC130799176 gene encoding 60S ribosomal protein L34-like, whose protein sequence is MVQRLVYRTRLSYATKSNQHRIVKTPGGKLIYQSTKKRANGPKCPVTGKRIQGIPHLRPTEYKRSRLPRNRRTVNRPYGGVLSGSAVRERIIRAFLIEEQKIVKKVLKIQKAKEKQSSRS, encoded by the exons ATGGTGCAGCGTCTGGTCTACCGTACACGGCTTAGCTATGCCACCAAATCCAACCAACACCGTATTGTCAAAACTCCAG GAGGAAAGTTGATTTACCAGAGCACAAAGAAGAGAGCTAATGGTCCCAAATGCCCTGTTACTGGAAAGAGGATCCAAGGA ATTCCTCATCTGAGGCCCACTGAATACAAAAGAAGCAGGTTGCCAAGGAACAGGCGCACTGTCAATCGTCCTTACGGTGGTGTTCTATCTGGCAGTGCTGTTCGTGAAAG AATCATCCGTGCTTTCTTGATCGAAGAGCAGAAGATTGTGAAGAAGGTATTGAAGATTCAGAAGGCAAAGGAAAAGCAGTCTTCAAGGAGCTAG